In Ornithorhynchus anatinus isolate Pmale09 chromosome 5, mOrnAna1.pri.v4, whole genome shotgun sequence, the DNA window CCAATCGGAAGCCAAGGGAAATCTAGAGACCGACGGGCTGATGAGACTCTGTCAAGGGTGCCCTGTAAATCTGGTTGGaaacccccccccctccagcctcccaaAAGGAGACCGGATGACAGTTTTTCatctaatttcattcattcgtccgaccggatttactgagcgcttaccgtgcgcagagcactggactaagagcttggaaagtacaatccagcaacagatagagacaatccctgcccataacgggctcacagtctaggagggggagacagacaacaaaacaagtacaacTAAACTACAACCATAAAactaagcagcggggcttagtggaaagagcacgggcttgggagtcagaggacgtgggttctaattccgcccctgccacttgtcagctgtgtgactctgggcaagtcacttcacttctctgggcctcagttccctcatctggaaaatggagattaagactgtgaggcccccgtgggatgatctgattaccttgcatctaccccagagcttagactggttcttggcacatagttagcagttaacaaataccactgttattattattagacaggcatcaatagcaccaaaatagatcaatagaattatagctatatagacataattcataaaatagagtaatgaatatgtaCCTCTAGAGAGTGGTGGGGGtatgggggagggggttagagctgagggagggagttggggaaatggggagggaaggaggagaaggaggaggaggaggaggaggagaaaggaggaggaagaagaagaggaggaggaagaggaggaggaggagaaagaggaggaggaggagaaagaggaggaggagggggagatggagagggagaaggaagaggagggggaggaagaggatagagaggaggaaggaggagcaggaggagggggaagaggaggatgaggaagaggaggaagaggaggaggaggaggaggaggagagggaagaggaggagggggagggggaggaagaggacagagaggaggaaggaggagcaggaggagggggaagaggaggatgaggaataggaggaggaggaggaggaagaggaggaagagggggagagggaagaggaggaggaataggaagaggaggaggaggaagaggaggagaaagaggaggaaggggggagagggagagggaagaggaggagggggagggggaggaagaggacatagaggaggaaggaggagcaggaggaggggaagaggaggatgaggaagaggaagaggaggaggaggaagaggaggagaaagaggaggaagggggaggaaaaggggaagaaggaaagggagaaggaagaggagggggagatacaggaggaaggaggagcaggaggagggggaagaggaggaggaggaataggaagaggaggaggaggaggaggaggaggagagggaagatgaggaggaggagagggaagatgaggaggaggacgaagaggagggaggaggaggaggaggaggaataggaagaggaggaggaagaggagaagagctgTGCCATGGCCGCATCGTTTTGGTGCCGCTGTCCGGGCGGAGCGTTGgacagctccttctcctcccgcgGCACCTCAGCAGCGGACCCCCCGCCTCCTTACCCAAATGCTgcatttcttcatcccccccccccgcccccgacacccCCACCTGCAGCCAcacgccaacacacacacacacacacacacacattcatgcctttcaacagtatttcttgaacgCTCCCCGGGTGCAAAGCAAGgcgctaagcggttgggagacgatccgggacacacacacacacacacgcccagcCGCCCTGGTGCGTCCTTTTGGAGCCCGGCCGGGGCTCGggcgagggggctgggggcgcccccccctccctccccccccctttttcccctccccctcaccagaGCTTCCTcttgagaggcaggaggctggggcggTTGGAGGGGGTGACCCCGATGGCCATCTGCAGCACCGTCAGGTATTTCTGATATTTCATGTCGGCCCCGGCCCAGGCAGACCCGCAGCCGCCCTGCGGGGcccgcccggctccgccccccgcaCGGGGGCTAATGTCATTAGCGCCCAGAATAGCCCCACCGCCGCCGACGctaatccccccccccgcccccacgagGACACGCCCCCTTTTCCAGAGCCACGCCcacctctggccccgcccctcgtccggACACGCCCCCTGCAGGACGCATCGCCAAccgcaggccacgccccctccctggCCACGCCCCTCGTCCGGACACGCCCCCTGCAGGCCACATCGCCTCCCGTGGCCACGCCCCCCGAATAGGCCACGCCCCCGGCAGGACGCCGCCAATCGCAGGCCACGCCCCCCACTTCAGGCCACGCCCCCTACAGGctacgccgccgccgccgtccacTAGCCACGCCCCCGGCAGGAGGCACCGCCAATCGCAGGCCACGCCCTCTcggcaggccacgccccctcgttCGGACACGCCCCCTGCAGGCCACATCGCCTCCCGTGGCCACGCCCCCCGAATAGGCCACGCCCCCGGCAGGACGCCGCCAATCGCAGGCCACGCCCCCACTGCAGGCCACGCCCCCTACAGGCTACGCCGCCGCCGTCGTCCACTAGCCACGCCCCCGGCAGGAGGCACCGCCAATCGCAGGCCACGCCCTCTcggcaggccacgccccctcgtcCGGACACGCCCCCTGCAGGCCACATCGCCTCCCGTGGCCACGCCCCCCGAATAGGCCACGCCCCCGTCAGGAGGCACCGCCAATCGCAGGCCACGCCCCCCACTGCAGGCCACGCCCCCTACAGGCTACGCCGCCGCCGTCGTCCACTAGCCACGCCCCCTGCAGGACGCACCGCCAATCGCAGGCCACGCCCTCTCGACAGGCCACGAGCCCTCGTCAGGACACGGGCCCTGCAGGCCACATCGCCTCCCGTGGCCACGCCCCCCGAATAGGCCACGCCCCCGGCAGAGGCACCGCCAAAAGCAGGCCACGCCCCCCATTGCAGGCCACGCCCCCTACAGGCTACGACGCCGTCGCCCCCTGCAGGAGGCACCGCCAATCGCAGGCCACGCCCTCTCGGCAGGCCACGCCACtcctctggccacgccccctcgtCCGGACACGCCCCCTGCAGGCTACATCGCCCTCcgctggccacgccccctcatCTGGCCACGCCCCCTACAGGCTACTCCGCCCTCCTCCACGGGTCACGCCCCCTCTGCAGACCACGCCCCCTGCAGGACGCCCCGCCAATCGCAAACCACGCCCCTGCAGGCTACGCCGCCATCATCCACTGGCCACGCCCCCTGCCGGACACACCGCCAACCAACGGCCACGCCCCCTCAGGCCACGCCCACTGTAGGCCACACCGCCGATCGCAGGCCACGCCCCTCCTCTGGCCACGCCCTCTGCAGGACGCACCGCCAATCGCAGGCCACGCCCCtcctctggccacgccccctcctctGGCCACGCCCTCTGCAGGACGCACCGCCATCATCCACGGGCCTCGCCCCCTCAGCAGGCCACGCCCCTGCCGGACGCACCGTCGACCGCAGGCCACGCCCGCTCTGCGGGCCACGCCCCCTACGGGCAACACCACCATCACCCGCTGGCCACGCCCCTCGTCAGGCCACGCCCCTCAACTCACTGGCCACGCCCCTTCTATAGGCCACGCCCCTCCATAGACCACGCCCCTCCATAGGCCACGCCCCGCTGGCCAAAGCACCCACAGTAGGCCACGCCCCCTAGTTAGACCACGCCCCTGCATGCTACATCCCCgcctctggccacgccccctcctctGGCCACGCCCCATATAAGTTACATCCCCTCCTCTGGCCACGCCCCCACAGGCCATAGCATCCCCCGTCTGGCCACGCCCCTTCCCTAGGCCACGCCCCCTGCAACCTACATCGTCCCCAACTGGCCACGCCCACTCCGCAGGCCACACCCCTCTGCAGGTCACACCCCCATCCCCTGGCCACGCCCTTACATGACCACGCCCCCTCGGTAGGCCACACCCCCACACTCTAGCCACGCCCTCGCCCGACCACGCCCTCCGCCGCCCCTTCCGCAGGCCACGCCCTCAAGACCACGCCCCCACAAAGACCACGCCCCTCCTGGACCCCACAACCCCGTGGCAAACgggacaatattattattattcttatcattaccaTTACATTATAATTATACATTATGCTTATGACAATAATCCCAGGccatagtaataagaataatgatggcggtatttgtgacgcacttactgtgtgtcaagcactgttccaagcgctggggtcggtaccgactaattaggttggacgcagtccccgtccctcatgggtctcacactcttcatgcccatttcacagatgagggaactgaggcccagagaagcgacttgcccaaagtcacgcagctgataaggggcggagcggaattagaacccgcgacctctgaatcccaaatcctgggctctttctactaagcaacgctgcttctgccAGGATGGCCATCCCATCGGCCTCGAGCCTTCACTTCCTCGTGGCCTGAGTCAACCCGGGGCCTTATTTTACAACCGGGCCACAACCTGAGTAGCAGCTCTAGATCCGAATCAACCACTTTCTTCAGATCTTCTGAAACAATATCACAAATCCCTTAAAGAAAAGCCTACAAAAAACTCTTCAGTGGAGCACTGCATCATTTAGCATTTAATTCTGATTTACCGTGTGGCCTAGAAAGTCTGAATGTCATTATTTTTCAAATTCATTTCTTCCAGAAAGGTGATTTCAGCCAAAGACTAATTCCCTAACGAAGCCTACCAGTAACACTTTAATATTTCACTGGCTAAATTGGCTGCCCATTTTCCACACCCACCAATCCAGAGAaatagcttggtctagtggataaagcataggcctgggaatcagaaggatctgggttctaatcccggctccaccaggcaccgtgctaagcaccggagtagataccaggtaatcgggttggacacagtccctgtcccacataaggctcccagtcttcatccccatttgacagatgaggtgactgaaatcccagagaagtgaagtgacttgcccaatgtcacacagcaggcatataataataataatgttggtattcgttaagcgctatgtgcagagcactgttctaagcgctgggggatacaaggtgatcaggttgtcccacgtggggctcacagttttagtccccatttgacagatgaggtcactgaggcacagagaagtgaagcgacttgcccacagtcacacagctgacaagtggccgagtcgggatttgaacccacgacctctgactcccaagcccgggctctttccactgagccacgtgagcagggattagaacccagatctttctggctcccagacccatgctctatccactgtgactttaaggaagtcacttcactgctctgggctcaTGAGCtgaggcctcagttagctcatctgtcaaatggggattaagactgtgagccccacgtgggacagggacagtgtccaatcttgcCTTTACTCCAGTGTTCactacagaacctggcacatagtaagcgcttaaacataaGCAAGTCCTTCTCGACACAGAGTAACCTATAAATTTCAGTAGTCACTTTAGAGACCTAAATGAcagttctttataataataataatgtaggtatttgttaagcgcttactatgtgccgagcactgttctaagcgctgggatagacacaggggaatcaggttgtcccacgtggggctcacagtcttaatccccatttgacagatgaggtaactgaggcaccgagaataataataataataataataatgttggtatttgttaagtgcttactatgtgccgagcaccgttctaagcgctgggatagacacaggggaatcaggttgtcccacgtggggctcacagtcttcatccccattttccagatgaggtcactgaggcaccgagaagttaagtgacttgcccaaagtcacacagctgacaagtggccgagtcgggattcgaagccacgacctccgactccaaagcccgtgctctttccactgagccacgctttaaaCCATTCAGAGTAAGCAGCCCAGCTCAGCCTATCCAGCTAATTTCCAAATCGACACCTCTAgctgccctcatctctctcctccgcagtctaatatttcctcctgccttcaggacatctctacttcgatTTCCCTTcgacaccacaaacttaacatgttcaaaacagaacactTCATcttcccgtgactttcccatcaccgctgacagcaccaccatcctccccgtcccataaatccataacctcggcgttatccttgactcctctctcttgttcaaccagcgtggctcagtggaaagaacccgcgcgtgggagtccgaggtcatgggttcgaatccccgctctaccgctcgtccgctgtgtgactgtgggcaagtcacttcacttctctgggcctcagttatctcatctgtaaaatggagatgaagactgtgagcctcacgtgggacaacctgatgaccctgtatgtaccccagcgcttagaacagtgctcggcacgtagtaagcgcttaacacataccaacatttattttatttttatttattttcaatccTTCGCTAAATCTGTTGGTGCAAGCTTCACAGCATCGctgaaatccaccttttcctctccatccaaaccgctaccatgttaatccaagcgttTATtccatccctccttgattactggatcagcctccttgctgacctccctgcctcctgtttctccccactccagtccacacgtcactctgctgcctggatcattttttctacaaaaccgttcagtccgcgtttccccactccagaacctccagtggttgctcatctacctccacctcaaacagaaactcctgaccattggctagTTGTTACTCAGTAGCATGTCAGTGCCCCCCGACACCATAaggatcactggcctgggagtcagaggacctgtattctaatgccgctctgccactcgtctgctgggtggccttcagcaagttacttaacttctctgtgcctcagttacttcatctgtaaaatggggattcagactgtgaatcccacgcgcaatttccactagaccacactgcttctcgctctgctgtatccccctcttgactgtcagctcttttgaggctgggaacgtgcctaccaattctgttatactgctctctcccaaggacCTGGTTCAGGGCTCTACACAAAGAACTCAATAAAGGCAATTGATCGATTTGCATCTCatttcttttttaagaaaaatgggatttgttaagcaattactctgtaccaggcactcgaggaagcactggggcaagatacaaaataatcagactggacacaatccctgtcccacataacactcagtcttcattctcattttaaagataaggtaactgaggtacagaaaagttaagtgactttcccaaggtcacacagcagacacgacaGAGgcacgattagaatccaggccttctgacctCCAGAGGCCTGTACCCTTTACACTCGGCTTCAACGCTTCTCTCAAGATCTCTTGAGAGCTATTATTCCTTGAATCCTACTCGATTAATTTCCTGTGCTGCGTTCTTTCCTTCAAACACAGCCTGCCTTAGCCCCTTACTAAGGGGTAAATTACTGCTCAGATCTTTCTACGGGAGAGCTGGGCCGGAATTTTTGAATCCCGAATGGAAAAATATGGAGGCTAACTCGttaaaaatgaatagggtaattcATTTATCTTTAATGAAGAAATCATGTCTTCCCAGTTAATCAGCTATCTCTGGAGAGGAGGAGTGTTTTAGGAacagtaccactatcctccctatttcaccagtctgtaaccttggcattggcCGCGGCtcatagctcattcattcattcgatggtatttattgagcgcttactgtgcgcagagcactgttcttagcatttgggaaagcacaataccacaataaacagtgacattccctgcccacagtggtgaGCTTAGAGTGgggaaggaaacagacacagacatcaaaacaaataaataaaattacagatatatgtatatctatacatGTGTACATAcacatctcattcaacccacatattcaatctgtcaccaaaactggTCAGTTCTCTctgcacaacattgctaaaatctgccctttcctcgccacccaaactgctaccacgctgatccaagcacttatcctatttctatttattgctatttattgtctgtccgtctcccccgattagactgtaagcccatcaaagggcggggactgcctctgttacccatttgtccattccaagcgcttagtacagtgctctgcacatagtaagtgctcaataaatactattgaatgaatgaaagataaggaAAGGgtctggggcttagtctgggaagccctcttagaggagatgtgccttcaataaggctttggggggggggggggaaagagtaaTTTTCAGTCGAAATTGAAGTGGGCAGGCAGTAGAACTCCTCTAACCTGCTTT includes these proteins:
- the LOC114812188 gene encoding proline-rich protein 2 — its product is MSAPAQADPQPPCGARPAPPPARGLIATPTSGPAPRPDTPPAGRIANRRPRPLPGHAPRPDTPPAGHIASRGHAPRIGHAPGRTPPIAGHAPHFRPRPLQATPPPPSTSHAPGRRHRQSQATPSRQATPPRSDTPPAGHIASRGHAPRIGHAPGRTPPIAGHAPTAGHAPYRLRRRRRPLATPPAGGTANRRPRPLGRPRPLVRTRPLQATSPPVATPPE